The genomic interval cgactccatcaccaacgtcatgtagtaacaacgaggaggagcgactccatcaccaacgtcatgtagtaacaacgaggaggagcgactccatcaccaacgtcatgtagtaacaacgaggaggagcgactccatcaccaacgtcatgtagtaataacgaggaggagcgactccatcaccaacgtcatgtagtaacaccgaggaggagcgactccatcaccaacgtcatgtagtaacaccgaggagcagcgactccatcaccaacgtcatgtagtaacaccgaggaggagcgactccatcaccaacgtcatgtagtaacaacgaggaggagcgactccatcaccaacgtcatgtagtaacaccgaggaggagcgactccatcaccaacgtcatgtagtaacaacgaggaggagcgactccatcaccaacgtcatgtagtaacaccgaggaggagcgactccatcaccaacgtcatgtagtaacaacgaggaggagcgactccatcaccaacgtcatgtagtaacaacgaggaggagcgactccatcaccaacgtcatgtagtaacaccgaggaggagcgactccatcaccaacgtcatgtagtaacaccgaggaggagcgactccatcaccaacgtcatgtagtaacaacgaggaggagcgactccatcaccaacgtcatgtagtaataacgaggaggagcgactccatcaccaacgtcatgtagtaacaccgaggaggagcgactccatcaccaacgtcatgtagtaacaccgaggaggagcgactccatcaccaacgtcatgtagtaacaacgaggaggagcgactccatcaccaacgtcatgtagtaacaccgaggaggagcgactccatcaccaacgtcatgtagtaacaacgaggaggagcgactccatcaccaacgtcatgtagtaacaccgaggaggagcgactccatcaccaacgtcatgtagtaacaacgaggaggagcgactccatcaccaacgtcatgtagtaacaccgaggaggagcgactccatcaccaacgtcatgtagtaacaacgaggaggagcgactccatcaccaacgtcatgtagtaacaacgaggaggagcgactccatcaccaacgccatgtagtaacaccgaggaggagcgactccatcaccaacgtcatgtagtaacaccgaggaggagcgactccatcaccaacgtcatgtagtaacaacgaggaggagcggctccatcaccaacgtcatgtagtaacaacgaggaggagcgactccatcaccaacgtcatgtagtaacaacgaggaggagcgactccatcaccaacgtcatgtagtaacaacgaggaggagcgactccatcaccaacgtcatgtagtaacaacaaggaggagcgactccatcaccaacgtcatgtagtaacaacgaggaggagcgactccatcaccaacgtcatgtagtaacaacgaggaggagcgactccatcaccaacgtcatgtagtaacaacgaggaggagcgactccatcaccaacgtcatgtagtaacacagaggaggagcgactccatcaccaacgtcatgtagtaacaacgaggaggagcgactccatcaccaacgtcatgtagtaacaacgaggaggagcgactccatcaccaacgtcatgtagtaacacagaggaggagcgactccatcaccaacgtcatgtagtaacacagaggaggagcgactccatcaccaacgtcatgtagtaacaacgaggaggagcgactccatcaccaacgtcatgtagtaacaacgaggaggagcgactccatcaccaacgtcatgtagtaacaacgaggaggagcgactccatcaccaacgtcatgtagtaataacgaggaggagcgactccatcaccaacgtcatgtagtaacaccgaggaggagcgactccatcaccaacgtcatgtagtaacaccgaggaggagcgactccatcaccaacgtcatgtagtaacaacgaggaggagcgactccatcaccaacgtcatgtagtaacaacgaggaggagcgactccatcaccaacgtcatgtagtaacaacgaggaggagcgactccatcaccaacgtcatgtagtaacaccgaggaggagcgactccatcaccaacgtcatgtagtaacaccgaggaggagcgactccatcaccaacgtcatgtagtaacaccgaggaggagcgactccatcaccaacgtcatgtagtaacaacgaggaggagcgactccatcaccaacgtcatgtagtaacaacgaggaggagcgactccatcaccaacgtcatgtagtaacaacgaggaggagcgactccatcaccaacgtcatgtagtaacaccgaggaggagcgactccatcaccaacgtcatgtagtaacaacgaggaggagcgactccatcaccaacgtcatgtagtaacaacgaggaggagcgactccttcaccaacgtcatgtagtaacaccgaggaggagcgactccatcaccaacgtcatgttgtaacaacgaggaggagcgactccatcaccaacgtcatgtagtaacaacgaggaggagcgactccatcaccaacgtcatgtagtaacaacgaggaggagcgactccatcaccaacgtcatgtagtaacaacgaggaggagcgactccatcaccaacgtcatgtagtaacaacgaggaggagcgactccatcaccaacgtcatgtagtaacaacgaggaggagcaactccatcaccaacgtcatgtagcaacaacgaggaggagcgactccatcaccaacgtcatgtagtaacaacgaggaggagcgactccatcaccaacgtcatgtagtaacaacgaggaggagcgactccatcaccaacgtcatgtagtaacaacgaggaggagcgactccatcaccaacgtcatgtagtaacaccgaggaggagcgactccatcacaaAGCTGcactcaccaacgtcatgtagtaacaacgaggaggagtgactccatcaccaacgtcatgtagtaacaccgaGGAGGAGTGACTCCATCACAAAGCTGcactcaccaacgtcatgtagtaacaacgaggaggagtgactccatcaccaacgtcatgtagtaacaccgaggaggagcgactccatcaccaacgtcatgtagtaacaccgaGGAGGAGTGACTTCATCACATAGGTGcactcaccaacgtcatgtagtaacaacgaggaggagcgactccatcaccaacgtcatgtagtaacaccgaggaggagcgactccatcacaaAGCTGcactcaccaacgtcatgtagtaacaacgaggaggagtgactccatcaccaacgtcatgtagtaacaccgaGGAGGAGTGACTCCATCACAAAGCTGcactcaccaacgtcatgtagtaacaacgaggaggagcgactccatcaccaacgtcatgtagtaacaacgaggaggagcgactccatcaccaacgtcatgtagtaacaacgaggaggagcgactccatcaccaacgtcatgtagtaacaacgaggaggagcgactccatcaccaacgtcatgtagtaacaacgaggaggagcgactccatcaccaacgtcatgtagtaacaacgaggaggagcgactccatcaccaacgccatgtagtaacaccgaggaggagcgactccatcaccaacgtcatgttgtaacaacgaggaggagcgactccatcaccaacgtcatgtagtaacaacgaggaggagcgactccatcaccaacgtcatgtagtaacaacgaggaggagcgactccatcaccaaagtcatgtagtaacaacgaggaggagcgactccatcaccaacgtcatgtagtaacaacgaggaggagcgactccatcaccaacgtcatgtagtaacaacgaggaggagcgactccatcaccaacgtcatgtagtaacaacgaggaggagcgactccatcaccaacatcatgtagtaacaacgaggaggagcgactccatcaccaacatcatgtagtaacaacgaggaggagcgactccatcaccaacgtcatgtagtaacaacgaggaggagcgactccatcaccaacgtcatgtagtaacaacgaggaggagcgactccatcaccaaagtcatgtagtaacaacgaggaggagcgactccatcaccaacgtcatgtagtaacaacgaggaggagcgactccatcaccaacgtcatgtagtaacaacgaggaggagcgactccatcaccaacgtcatgtagtaacaacgaggaggagcgactccatcaccaacgtcatgtagtaacaacgaggaggagcgactccatcaccaacgtcatgtagtaacaacgaggaggagtgCAGAGACTCGCTGCCGGTCTGAGTCCTGCTTGGTCAATATGTACTTCTAGGTCAGGACAAGAACTGCACAGGACTACATACAAGACTGGATTGTGGCCCACAATATGTGGTATAGGTCtaccagcacctccaagtccgagtccatggttctcgcccagaaaagggtggagtgccgtctgcgggttggggaggagaccctgccccaagtggaggagttcaagtacctgggagtcttgttcacgagtgagggaagagtggatggtgagatcgacaggcggatcggtgtggcgtcttcagtaatgcggacgctgtatctatccgttgtggtgaagaaggagccgagccggaaggcaaacctctcaatttaccggtcgatatacgttcccatcctcacctatggtcatgagctttgggttatgaccgaaaggacaagatcacgggtacaagcggcccaaatccgtttcctccgccgggtggcgggtctctcccttagagatagggtgagaagctctgccatccgggaggagttcAAAGTCCTCATCGAGAGGAcaaagatgaggtggttcgggcatctggtcaggatgccacccgaacgcctccctagggaggtgtctgaccggtaggaggccacggggaagacccagggcacgttggggagactatgtctcccggctggcctgggaacgcctcgggattccccgggaggagctggaccaagtggctggggagagggaagtctgggcttccctgttcccatcctcacctatggtcatgagctttgggttatgaccgaaaggacaagatcacgggtacaagcggctcaaatccgtttcctccgccgggtggtgggtctctcccttagagatagggtgagaagctctgtcatccgggaggagttcAAAGTCCTCATCGAGAGGAcaaagatgaggtggttcgggcatctggtcaggatgccacccgaacgcctccctagggaggtgtctgaccggtaggaggccacggggaagacccaggacacgttggggagactatgtctcccggctggcctgggaatacctcgggatcccccgggaggagctcaaagtccTCATCGAGAGGAcaaagatgaggtggttcgggcatctggtcaggatgccacccgaacgcctccctaggtttagggcacgtctgaccggtaggaggccacggggaagacccaggacacgttggggagactatgtctcccggctggcctgggaacgcctcgggatcccccgggaggagctggaccaagtggctggggcgagggaagtctgggcttctctgcttaggcgacctgacctcggataagcggaagaaggtgGATGGATGTCGTATATGAGTTGAGACCATGTGAGATTAATTCTTTCTTCTATTTGTGCAGGACAATCCGCGATGGACCCGCCTGACGATCAGTACTCTCTCCTCCAGGAGCTCCTGAACATGATCAACGAGAGCACGTACGACCCGAGCTACGTTCAGACCGAAACTGTCAAGCTGTGTCCCAAGTTGTTGGTTAACGACTTTGGTTCCGACTTCAACCCGCCGTTCTACTACTTCAACTTCCTGCTGAGTTACCTGGGCAACGGCCTGGTGCTCTACATCATCTTCAAGTACGAGAAGCTCAACACGGTGACCAACATCTTCCTGCTCAACCTGGTCTTGTCCAACATCCTGTTCGCCTCCAGTCTGCCCTTCTGGGCCACCTACTTCCTGTCCCAGTGGGTCTTTGGCAGCGTTCTGTGCAAGATGGTGAGCAGCGCCTACTTCATCGGCTTCTACAGCTCCATCCTCTTCCTCACGCTCATGACCTTCGACCGCTACCTGGCGGTGGTGCACGCCGTGTCGGCCGCCAAGAGCCGCAAGCGGAGCTACGCCCTGGTTTCCTCGGCGGTGGTGTGGTGCGTCAGCATCTTGGCCAGCCTGAAAGAGCTGGTGTTCCAGAACGTGTGGGAGAACCCCCCGTACGGCCTGGTCTGCGAGGAGACGGGCTACTCCAGGGAGACCATGGACTTCTGGCGCCTGGTCAGCTACTACCAGCAGTTCTCCGTCTTCTTCCTGCTGCCGCTCCTCATGGTGACGTACTGCTACGTCAGCATCACCGTGCGCATCATGTCCACGCGCATGAAGGAGAAGTGTCGCGCCGTCAagctcatcttcatcatcatcttcacCTTCTTCGTGTGCTGGACGCCCTACAACGTGGTCATCCTGCTGCAGGCCGTGCACAGCTCCGGCGAGGAGAAGGACTGCGACGACTCCAACGCGCTGGACTACGCCATGTTCGTGACGCGCAACATCGCCAACTTGTACTGCTGCATCAGCCCCGTCTTCTACACCTTCGTGGGGAAGAAGTTTCAGAGCCACTTCAGGAGAATCCTGGTGAAGAAGCTGCCGTGTCTGAGGAGACACCTCAGCCTCAGCAGCTTCTCAACCAGGTCCTCCTCGCAGAAGACGCCACACTCCGAGTACGAGTGCTAAACAAGCGCATGCTCGCGCTCTTGGTAGCGATGTACGCTAGCTGTTTGTGGCCTTCTTTAATATACGTACAGtacgtacaaatatacatacatatatacccgcTAGTAACCACTATTTTGCTTGCAAGGTTGTTTCATAATCCTTCAACTGCTTAACATGTTtggtgttgcaaatattactcaCACATTTGTTTTGTGGCCAATAAAATCTTTTATTTTTGGAGAAAGGTGCTAGTATCAGTTGAAAATGATGAACCACGTGGTCAGAGGCAGCACGGTGGGTAGCGGTTAACGCTCACGCTCCagccccgccttccttgtccagagtgtactccaccttccttgtccagggtctacccctacttccttgtccagagtgtacacctccttccttgtccagggtgtaacccgccttccttgtccagggtctacccctacttccttgtccagagtgtacccctccttccttgtccagggtctacccctacttccttgtccagagtgtacccctccttccttgtccagggtctacccctacttccttgtccagggtgaatccctccttccttgtccagagtgtacaccgccttccttgtccagagtgtacaacaccttccttgtccagagtgtacacctccttccttgtccagagtgtaccccttcttccttgtccagagtgtacacctccttccttgtccagagtgtaccccttcTTCCTTGTCCAGACTGTAACCCACCTTCCTTGTTGAGAGTGtactccttccttgtccagagtgtaacccaccttccttgtccagagtgtacgccaccttccttgtccagagtgtaacccaccttccttgtccagagtgtaaccCACCTTCCTTGTTGAgagtgtacccctccttccttgtccagggtgaatccctccttccttgtccagagtgtaccccttccttgtccagagtgtaccccttccttgtccagagtgtaccccttcttccttgtccagagtgtaacccaccttccttgtccagagtgtaccccgccttccttgtccagagtgtaagcctccttccttgtccagagtgtacaccaccttccttgtccagagtgtaaccCACCTTCCTTGTTGAgagtgtacccctccttccttgtccagggtgaatccctccttccttgtccagagtgtacaccgccttccttgtccagagtgtaccacaccttccttgtccagagtgtacacctccttccttgtccagagtgtaccccttcttccttgtccagagtgtaaccCACCTTCCTTGTTGAGAGTGTActcctccttccttgtccagagtgtaacccaccttccttgtccagagtgtacgccaccttccttgtccagagtgtaacccaccttccttgtccagagtgtacaccgccttccttgtccagagtgtacaccaccttccttgtccagaatGTAACCCACCTTCCTTGTTGAgagtgtacccctccttccttgtccagggtgaatccctccttccttgtccagagtgtacaccgccttccttgtccagagtgtaccacaccttccttgtccagagtgtacacctccttccttgtccagagtgtaccccttcttccttgtccagagtgtaaccCACCTTCCTTGTTGAGAGTGTActcctccttccttgtccagagtgtaacccaccttccttgtccagagtgtacgccaccttccttgtccagagtgtaacccaccttccttgtcca from Entelurus aequoreus isolate RoL-2023_Sb linkage group LG14, RoL_Eaeq_v1.1, whole genome shotgun sequence carries:
- the LOC133665355 gene encoding C-C chemokine receptor type 3-like; translated protein: MDPPDDQYSLLQELLNMINESTYDPSYVQTETVKLCPKLLVNDFGSDFNPPFYYFNFLLSYLGNGLVLYIIFKYEKLNTVTNIFLLNLVLSNILFASSLPFWATYFLSQWVFGSVLCKMVSSAYFIGFYSSILFLTLMTFDRYLAVVHAVSAAKSRKRSYALVSSAVVWCVSILASLKELVFQNVWENPPYGLVCEETGYSRETMDFWRLVSYYQQFSVFFLLPLLMVTYCYVSITVRIMSTRMKEKCRAVKLIFIIIFTFFVCWTPYNVVILLQAVHSSGEEKDCDDSNALDYAMFVTRNIANLYCCISPVFYTFVGKKFQSHFRRILVKKLPCLRRHLSLSSFSTRSSSQKTPHSEYEC